The following are encoded together in the Arvicanthis niloticus isolate mArvNil1 chromosome 11, mArvNil1.pat.X, whole genome shotgun sequence genome:
- the Pcare gene encoding photoreceptor cilium actin regulator isoform X1, which produces MGCTPSHNVIGNSVAKSGIQFFKKPKAILPGCQWGSQKCPIPLLVQSSTFCDPGGELYLGERLAEETASSKKLQAMAEGLCQLPKDMEGLMPESQTFQMSKAQSHMATDVSFRTEGSHRTQEVDFSAKESKENTPQETSKENREPMCHQSDSQDHCYQTTPESKGRVDFPEPLVKAHQHAYAYLHTSLSRYEAIVRLVQQASQTWELLQSMLSFLMLCFEETSQLLGEISKDGEALLREVRGDLAWPVRKGEPWEHPDLLQQLLQYTVNKLQVVHGTVAALTGSFLEGSSSCLRSTAGHLEGKLSTKRGIDECLLRALGQLESLTSGHGDPGLLGPPLCSEDSGIGADNESVHSVEKLGKQASWDFAAELGEWKPATAGQVEARLSGHAWQKGPYWTGSDRPQDCPLSSPRIAKVQPAVQEEARSLSTSSAGPEAVTSRPPEAAKGFPWDSLGTEIPVQTQLSQSSGLMGAPSLSEDEDNSPEEEDELSSTDLHPEPQEALPSRPRSSPDTRESLFQTYSKKLRNPQAQEMILKMKEAISERIKFVPGPSRPQDWAEEEEGRIVVPSRPRSVSGSRRAPERQRRSQSEGCLKSHVEDPTLQELRRVQADLSQRLEVFYALGATRQGQRPEQCLPSRASLPWPPTNCRVSPSSAISKFKASLTQNFSILPNQDKSIFQRGSPCFDSDQPCQGKAGTLPHVIFCGKKNSRPPRDNEWDIRACPTRTSVKKLIETFSPAESLRMPRDCRNLGSNPCLRKWGVPAIPPRFPIYRGLAPLYPKPQISPAAGRDPLKVGMGWRPSAPYPSLPPAEASESKDISGEVEEDLENLPPPPLEVLMDRSFTALEHPECSQPIVSSLEETLLPGLQEASHPKRTWASPKLRASMSPMDLLPSKGNGNSPRLHSTRPGSTRNVGNSRKLTLGLNSQQTASPSPEAEGGAQIQARTENVAGFSKHHQKAIPWHHTNLTPGQGRTLESSLARFLRDPHSSEASRKGPERSPPGVRKAFPPRAQWASQGDRRLQNLPSTQGPSQTGLPAVLSSPSPPLSPSSTRKLTSPPCQHPQCNPAPGSPPVQRTETNTPSSASSSPPSVSQGSKDSSHSGDSETTTAKASKNTCSIFFPASTSLFEAKSSLPTSHPRTLSEPGGLLRTPTGGWRGSSGPRLRADSQKRTVLNALNPLPFVKRTASDRQHQQGDPLQLPGSDWESHPCQNSSSSSSSSSSSSNEESSKQELPPWNNSRVPEVQGSNTKWASPLELCVLGHGLQPEARMNRSQDRSQSESQPQHKDVS; this is translated from the exons ATGGGGTGCACGCCATCACACAACGTCATCGGCAACAGCGTTGCCAAGAGTGGCATTCAGTTTTTTAAGAAGCCGAAAGCAATTTTGCCAGGATGTCAGTGGGGCAGCCAAAAATGCCCCATCCCTTTGCTGGTTCAAAGTTCCACCTTCTGTGACCCTGGTGGGGAGCTGTACCTGGGAGAGAGGCTGGCAGAGGAGACAGCAAGTTCCAAGAAGCTCCAGGCCATGGCTGAAGGTCTTTGTCAGCTTCCAAAAGATATGGAAGGACTGATGCCAGAGAGCCAAACCTTCCAGATGAGCAAAGCACAAAGCCACATGGCTACAGACGTCTCATTCAGGACAGAAGGCTCCCACAGAACACAAGAAGTAGATTTTTCTGCAAAAGAGAGTAAGGAAAACACTCCTCAGGAGACCTCAAAGGAGAACAGAGAGCCAATGTGCCATCAATCAGACAGCCAGGACCATTGCTACCAAACCACTCCTGAATCAAAAGGCAGAGTGGACTTCCCTGAGCCCCTGGTAAAGGCCCACCAGCATGCTTACGCTTACCTGCACACCAGCCTTTCCAGATATGAAGCAATTGTGCGCCTCGTGCAGCAAGCCAGCCAGACCTGGGAGCTGTTGCAGTCCATGCTCAGCTTCCTGATGTTGTGCTTTGAGGAGACCAGCCAGCTTCTAGGAGAAATCTCTAAAGATGGAGAAGCGCTCCTCCGGGAAGTTAGAGGGGATCTGGCATGGCCAGTGAGGAAAGGTGAGCCCTGGGAACACCCAGACCTCCTGCAACAGCTGCTGCAGTACACAGTCAACAAGCTGCAGGTGGTCCATGGCACAGTGGCCGCCCTCACTGGGAGCTTCCTGGAAGGTTCCAGCAGCTGCCTCAGATCCACTGCTGGCCACCTGGAAGGTAAGCTGAGCACCAAGAGAGGTATAGATGAATGTCTCCTAAGGGCTCTGGGACAGCTAGAGAGCCTGACCAGTGGCCATGGTGACCCAGGGCTGCTAGGTCCACCCTTATGCTCTGAGGACAGTGGCATTGGTGCTGACAATGAGTCTGTGCACTCCGTGGAGAAGCTGGGCAAGCAAGCCAGCTGGGACTTTGCAGCAGAACTTGGAGAATGGAAGCCGGCGACTGCAGGCCAAGTGGAGGCCAGGCTGTCAGGGCATGCCTGGCAGAAAGGTCCATACTGGACAGGTTCAGACAGACCCCAGGACTGTCCACTGTCGAGTCCTAGGATAGCAAAGGTTCAACCTGCAGTACAGGAGGAAGCCAGGAGCTTGAGCACTTCCAGTGCAGGCCCAGAAGCAGTCACCTCCAGGCCCCCAGAGGCTGCCAAAGGCTTTCCGTGGGACTCTCTAGGGACTGAGATCCCTGTGCAGACACAACTGTCTCAAAGCTCTGGGCTGATGGGTGCTCCATCCCTGAGTGAAGATGAAGACAACAGcccagaggaggaagatgaactTAGCAGCACGGATCTGCATCCTGAGCCACAGGAAGCCCTACCTTCAAGACCACGGTCTTCACCTGATACCCGGGAAAGCCTGTTTCAGACTTACTCCAAGAAACTTAGGAACCCCCAGGCCCAGGAAATGATTCTGAAGATGAAAGAGGCCATCAGTGAAAGGATCAAGTTTGTCCCTGGGCCTTCCAGACCCCAGGATtgggctgaggaggaggaagggagaatagTGGTCCCTTCAAGACCCAGATCAGTCAGTGGCAGCAGGAGGGCCCCTGAGAGACAAAGGAGGTCACAATCAGAGGGATGCCTGAAGAGCCATGTGGAAGACCCCACTCTCCAGGAGCTGAGGAGGGTCCAGGCAGATCTCAGTCAGAGGCTGGAGGTATTTTATGCCCTGGGTGCCACTCGACAGGGGCAGAGACCGGAGCAATGTCTGCCATCCAGGGCATCATTGCCATGGCCCCCCACCAACTGCAGGGTGAGTCCCAGTAGTGCCatcagcaagttcaaggcctctCTCACCCAAAACTTCAGCATTTTGCCCAATCAGGACAAGAGCATCTTCCAAAGAGGTAGTCCCTGCTTTGACAGTGATCAGCCCTGCCAGGGGAAGGCTGGAACACTGCCACATGTCATCTTCTGTGGCAAGAAGAACagtaggcctcccagggacaATGAATGGGACATCAGGGCCTGTCCCACCAGAACATCGGTCAAGAAGCTTATTGAAACTTTCAGTCCTGCTGAGAGTCTGAGGATGCCAAGGGACTGTAGGAACTTGGGGTCAAACCCCTGCCTCAGGAAGTGGGGAGTTCCTGCCATACCTCCCAGATTTCCTATATACAGGGGGCTAGCACCCCTGTATCCTAAACCCCAGATTTCTCCAGCAGCAGGCAGAGACCCTCTCAAGGTGGGTATGGGCTGGAGGCCTTCCGCACCctatccctctcttcctccagcaGAAGCATCTGAGAGTAAAGACATTAGCGGTGAAGTGGAGGAGGACCTAGAGAACCTTCCTCCACCACCTCTGGAAGTCCTGATGGACAGATCATTCACTGCTCTGGAGCATCCAGAATGCAGCCAGCCAATAGTGAGCTCCCTGGAAGAGACTCTGTTACCAGGGCTTCAAGAGGCTAGCCATCCAAAAAGAACATGGGCTTCCCCCAAGCTGAGAGCCTCCATGAGCCCCATGGACTTGCTCCCCAGCAAAGGCAATGGCAACTCCCCGAGGCTACACAGCACCAGGCCCGGGAGCACCAGGAATGTGGGCAATTCCAGAAAGTTGACCTTGGGCCTGAACTCCCAGCAAACAGCTAGCCCAAGCCCAGAGGCAGAAGGTGGGGCTCAGATTCAGGCACGAACAGAGAATGTGGCAGGCTTCTCCAAGCATCACCAGAAGGCAATTCCCTGGCACCACACCAACCTTACACCTGGGCAAGGCAGGACCCTGGAGTCCAGCCTGGCCAGATTCTTACGAGATCCACACTCTTCAGAAGCATCCAGGAAGGGTCCAGAGAGAAGCCCTCCAGGAGTCAGAAAGGCCTTTCCCCCAAGAGCACAGTGGGCATCCCAAGGGGACAGGAGGCTGCAGAACCTGCCCTCCACTCAGGGACCGTCCCAGACGGGCCTCCCTGCTGTCCTCAGCTCCCCCAGCCCACCTCTGAGCCCATCATCCACAAGGAAACTAACTTCCCCACCATGCCAGCACCCACAGTGCAACCCAGCTCCAGGGAGCCCTCCTGTCCAACGGACAGAAACAAACaccccctcctctgcttcctcttcaccCCCCTCAGTGTCTCAGGGGTCCAAGGACTCAAGTCACTCTGGGGACAGTGAAACTACCACAGCCAAAGCATCCAAGAACACGTGTTCCATATTCTTCCCAGCCTCCACTTCTCTCTTTGAAGCTAAATCGTCACTCCCAACATCCCATCCACGGACACTATCAGAACCTGGGGGCCTTTTGAGGACGCCAACAGGAGGCTGGAGGGGCAGCTCAGGGCCGCGACTGAGGGCAGATTCACAGAAGAGAACAGTTCTGAATGCCCTCAACCCCCTGCCTTTTGTCAAAAGGACAGCTTCAGACCGCCAGCACCAGCAGGGTGACCCACTTCAGCTGCCTGGCTCAGATTGGGAATCCCATCCCTGCCAAAACAG cagcagcagcagcagcagcagcagcagcagcagcaatgagGAGAGCTCCAAGCAAGAACTCCCACCTTGGAACAACTCCCGTGTCCCAGAAGTGCAGGGTAGTAACACCAAGTGGGCATCTCCTTTGGAGCTCTGTGTGCTGGGCCATGGGCTGCAGCCAGAAGCACGAATGAACCGCAGCCAAGACAGATCCCAGTCAGAGTCACAGCCCCAGCACAAGGACGTATCGTGA
- the Pcare gene encoding photoreceptor cilium actin regulator isoform X2: MGCTPSHNVIGNSVAKSGIQFFKKPKAILPGCQWGSQKCPIPLLVQSSTFCDPGGELYLGERLAEETASSKKLQAMAEGLCQLPKDMEGLMPESQTFQMSKAQSHMATDVSFRTEGSHRTQEVDFSAKESKENTPQETSKENREPMCHQSDSQDHCYQTTPESKGRVDFPEPLVKAHQHAYAYLHTSLSRYEAIVRLVQQASQTWELLQSMLSFLMLCFEETSQLLGEISKDGEALLREVRGDLAWPVRKGEPWEHPDLLQQLLQYTVNKLQVVHGTVAALTGSFLEGSSSCLRSTAGHLEGKLSTKRGIDECLLRALGQLESLTSGHGDPGLLGPPLCSEDSGIGADNESVHSVEKLGKQASWDFAAELGEWKPATAGQVEARLSGHAWQKGPYWTGSDRPQDCPLSSPRIAKVQPAVQEEARSLSTSSAGPEAVTSRPPEAAKGFPWDSLGTEIPVQTQLSQSSGLMGAPSLSEDEDNSPEEEDELSSTDLHPEPQEALPSRPRSSPDTRESLFQTYSKKLRNPQAQEMILKMKEAISERIKFVPGPSRPQDWAEEEEGRIVVPSRPRSVSGSRRAPERQRRSQSEGCLKSHVEDPTLQELRRVQADLSQRLEVFYALGATRQGQRPEQCLPSRASLPWPPTNCRVSPSSAISKFKASLTQNFSILPNQDKSIFQRGSPCFDSDQPCQGKAGTLPHVIFCGKKNSRPPRDNEWDIRACPTRTSVKKLIETFSPAESLRMPRDCRNLGSNPCLRKWGVPAIPPRFPIYRGLAPLYPKPQISPAAGRDPLKVGMGWRPSAPYPSLPPAEASESKDISGEVEEDLENLPPPPLEVLMDRSFTALEHPECSQPIVSSLEETLLPGLQEASHPKRTWASPKLRASMSPMDLLPSKGNGNSPRLHSTRPGSTRNVGNSRKLTLGLNSQQTASPSPEAEGGAQIQARTENVAGFSKHHQKAIPWHHTNLTPGQGRTLESSLARFLRDPHSSEASRKGPERSPPGVRKAFPPRAQWASQGDRRLQNLPSTQGPSQTGLPAVLSSPSPPLSPSSTRKLTSPPCQHPQCNPAPGSPPVQRTETNTPSSASSSPPSVSQGSKDSSHSGDSETTTAKASKNTCSIFFPASTSLFEAKSSLPTSHPRTLSEPGGLLRTPTGGWRGSSGPRLRADSQKRTVLNALNPLPFVKRTASDRQHQQGDPLQLPGSDWESHPCQNSSSSSSSSSSSNEESSKQELPPWNNSRVPEVQGSNTKWASPLELCVLGHGLQPEARMNRSQDRSQSESQPQHKDVS; the protein is encoded by the exons ATGGGGTGCACGCCATCACACAACGTCATCGGCAACAGCGTTGCCAAGAGTGGCATTCAGTTTTTTAAGAAGCCGAAAGCAATTTTGCCAGGATGTCAGTGGGGCAGCCAAAAATGCCCCATCCCTTTGCTGGTTCAAAGTTCCACCTTCTGTGACCCTGGTGGGGAGCTGTACCTGGGAGAGAGGCTGGCAGAGGAGACAGCAAGTTCCAAGAAGCTCCAGGCCATGGCTGAAGGTCTTTGTCAGCTTCCAAAAGATATGGAAGGACTGATGCCAGAGAGCCAAACCTTCCAGATGAGCAAAGCACAAAGCCACATGGCTACAGACGTCTCATTCAGGACAGAAGGCTCCCACAGAACACAAGAAGTAGATTTTTCTGCAAAAGAGAGTAAGGAAAACACTCCTCAGGAGACCTCAAAGGAGAACAGAGAGCCAATGTGCCATCAATCAGACAGCCAGGACCATTGCTACCAAACCACTCCTGAATCAAAAGGCAGAGTGGACTTCCCTGAGCCCCTGGTAAAGGCCCACCAGCATGCTTACGCTTACCTGCACACCAGCCTTTCCAGATATGAAGCAATTGTGCGCCTCGTGCAGCAAGCCAGCCAGACCTGGGAGCTGTTGCAGTCCATGCTCAGCTTCCTGATGTTGTGCTTTGAGGAGACCAGCCAGCTTCTAGGAGAAATCTCTAAAGATGGAGAAGCGCTCCTCCGGGAAGTTAGAGGGGATCTGGCATGGCCAGTGAGGAAAGGTGAGCCCTGGGAACACCCAGACCTCCTGCAACAGCTGCTGCAGTACACAGTCAACAAGCTGCAGGTGGTCCATGGCACAGTGGCCGCCCTCACTGGGAGCTTCCTGGAAGGTTCCAGCAGCTGCCTCAGATCCACTGCTGGCCACCTGGAAGGTAAGCTGAGCACCAAGAGAGGTATAGATGAATGTCTCCTAAGGGCTCTGGGACAGCTAGAGAGCCTGACCAGTGGCCATGGTGACCCAGGGCTGCTAGGTCCACCCTTATGCTCTGAGGACAGTGGCATTGGTGCTGACAATGAGTCTGTGCACTCCGTGGAGAAGCTGGGCAAGCAAGCCAGCTGGGACTTTGCAGCAGAACTTGGAGAATGGAAGCCGGCGACTGCAGGCCAAGTGGAGGCCAGGCTGTCAGGGCATGCCTGGCAGAAAGGTCCATACTGGACAGGTTCAGACAGACCCCAGGACTGTCCACTGTCGAGTCCTAGGATAGCAAAGGTTCAACCTGCAGTACAGGAGGAAGCCAGGAGCTTGAGCACTTCCAGTGCAGGCCCAGAAGCAGTCACCTCCAGGCCCCCAGAGGCTGCCAAAGGCTTTCCGTGGGACTCTCTAGGGACTGAGATCCCTGTGCAGACACAACTGTCTCAAAGCTCTGGGCTGATGGGTGCTCCATCCCTGAGTGAAGATGAAGACAACAGcccagaggaggaagatgaactTAGCAGCACGGATCTGCATCCTGAGCCACAGGAAGCCCTACCTTCAAGACCACGGTCTTCACCTGATACCCGGGAAAGCCTGTTTCAGACTTACTCCAAGAAACTTAGGAACCCCCAGGCCCAGGAAATGATTCTGAAGATGAAAGAGGCCATCAGTGAAAGGATCAAGTTTGTCCCTGGGCCTTCCAGACCCCAGGATtgggctgaggaggaggaagggagaatagTGGTCCCTTCAAGACCCAGATCAGTCAGTGGCAGCAGGAGGGCCCCTGAGAGACAAAGGAGGTCACAATCAGAGGGATGCCTGAAGAGCCATGTGGAAGACCCCACTCTCCAGGAGCTGAGGAGGGTCCAGGCAGATCTCAGTCAGAGGCTGGAGGTATTTTATGCCCTGGGTGCCACTCGACAGGGGCAGAGACCGGAGCAATGTCTGCCATCCAGGGCATCATTGCCATGGCCCCCCACCAACTGCAGGGTGAGTCCCAGTAGTGCCatcagcaagttcaaggcctctCTCACCCAAAACTTCAGCATTTTGCCCAATCAGGACAAGAGCATCTTCCAAAGAGGTAGTCCCTGCTTTGACAGTGATCAGCCCTGCCAGGGGAAGGCTGGAACACTGCCACATGTCATCTTCTGTGGCAAGAAGAACagtaggcctcccagggacaATGAATGGGACATCAGGGCCTGTCCCACCAGAACATCGGTCAAGAAGCTTATTGAAACTTTCAGTCCTGCTGAGAGTCTGAGGATGCCAAGGGACTGTAGGAACTTGGGGTCAAACCCCTGCCTCAGGAAGTGGGGAGTTCCTGCCATACCTCCCAGATTTCCTATATACAGGGGGCTAGCACCCCTGTATCCTAAACCCCAGATTTCTCCAGCAGCAGGCAGAGACCCTCTCAAGGTGGGTATGGGCTGGAGGCCTTCCGCACCctatccctctcttcctccagcaGAAGCATCTGAGAGTAAAGACATTAGCGGTGAAGTGGAGGAGGACCTAGAGAACCTTCCTCCACCACCTCTGGAAGTCCTGATGGACAGATCATTCACTGCTCTGGAGCATCCAGAATGCAGCCAGCCAATAGTGAGCTCCCTGGAAGAGACTCTGTTACCAGGGCTTCAAGAGGCTAGCCATCCAAAAAGAACATGGGCTTCCCCCAAGCTGAGAGCCTCCATGAGCCCCATGGACTTGCTCCCCAGCAAAGGCAATGGCAACTCCCCGAGGCTACACAGCACCAGGCCCGGGAGCACCAGGAATGTGGGCAATTCCAGAAAGTTGACCTTGGGCCTGAACTCCCAGCAAACAGCTAGCCCAAGCCCAGAGGCAGAAGGTGGGGCTCAGATTCAGGCACGAACAGAGAATGTGGCAGGCTTCTCCAAGCATCACCAGAAGGCAATTCCCTGGCACCACACCAACCTTACACCTGGGCAAGGCAGGACCCTGGAGTCCAGCCTGGCCAGATTCTTACGAGATCCACACTCTTCAGAAGCATCCAGGAAGGGTCCAGAGAGAAGCCCTCCAGGAGTCAGAAAGGCCTTTCCCCCAAGAGCACAGTGGGCATCCCAAGGGGACAGGAGGCTGCAGAACCTGCCCTCCACTCAGGGACCGTCCCAGACGGGCCTCCCTGCTGTCCTCAGCTCCCCCAGCCCACCTCTGAGCCCATCATCCACAAGGAAACTAACTTCCCCACCATGCCAGCACCCACAGTGCAACCCAGCTCCAGGGAGCCCTCCTGTCCAACGGACAGAAACAAACaccccctcctctgcttcctcttcaccCCCCTCAGTGTCTCAGGGGTCCAAGGACTCAAGTCACTCTGGGGACAGTGAAACTACCACAGCCAAAGCATCCAAGAACACGTGTTCCATATTCTTCCCAGCCTCCACTTCTCTCTTTGAAGCTAAATCGTCACTCCCAACATCCCATCCACGGACACTATCAGAACCTGGGGGCCTTTTGAGGACGCCAACAGGAGGCTGGAGGGGCAGCTCAGGGCCGCGACTGAGGGCAGATTCACAGAAGAGAACAGTTCTGAATGCCCTCAACCCCCTGCCTTTTGTCAAAAGGACAGCTTCAGACCGCCAGCACCAGCAGGGTGACCCACTTCAGCTGCCTGGCTCAGATTGGGAATCCCATCCCTGCCAAAACAG cagcagcagcagcagcagcagcagcagcagcaatgagGAGAGCTCCAAGCAAGAACTCCCACCTTGGAACAACTCCCGTGTCCCAGAAGTGCAGGGTAGTAACACCAAGTGGGCATCTCCTTTGGAGCTCTGTGTGCTGGGCCATGGGCTGCAGCCAGAAGCACGAATGAACCGCAGCCAAGACAGATCCCAGTCAGAGTCACAGCCCCAGCACAAGGACGTATCGTGA